A section of the Scomber scombrus chromosome 24, fScoSco1.1, whole genome shotgun sequence genome encodes:
- the glsa gene encoding glutaminase a isoform X3: protein MRAEQHRSAHSGLQEEVRHPRLPVLLRSHGRPVRKRQKPVRRAGGGLHSPAGSLQPGPVGRLLVHCGRTESCVKPLKYAIAVHDHGTEYVHRFIGKEPSGLRFNKLFLNEEDKPHNPMVNAGAIVCTSLIKQGASNAEKFDYVMNFMNKLAGNEYVGFSNATFQSERESGDRNFAIGYYLKEKKCFPEGTDMTSILDFYFQLCSIEVTCESASVMAATLANGGFCPITGERVLNPEAVRNTLSLMHSCGMYDFSGQFAFHVGLPAKSGVAGGILLVVPNVMGIMCWSPPLDKLGNSVRGIQFCTDLVSLCNFHNYDNMRHFAKKLDPRREGGDQRVKSVINLLFAAYTGDVSALRRFALSSMDMEQRDYDSRTALHVAAAEGHTEVVRFLLEACKVNPVPKDRWGNTPMDEAVHFGHHDVVTILRDYHTQYSPQETPDDKQSAEKNLDGLL, encoded by the exons ATGCGTGCAGAGCAACATCGTTCTGCTCACTCAGGCCTTCAGGAAGAAGTTCGTCATCCCAGACTTCCAGTCCTTCTGCGGTCACATGGACGACCTGTTCGAAAACGCCAGAAACCTGTCAGGAGGGCAG GTGGCGGACTACATTCCCCAGCTGGCTCGCTTCAGCCCGGACCTGTGGGCCGTCTCCTTGTGCACTGTGGACGGACAGAG TCTTGTGTTAAGCCGCTCAAATACGCCATCGCCGTCCACGACCACGGCACCGAGTACGTGCACCGCTTCATCGGCAAGGAGCCCAGCGGTCTGCGGTTCAACAAGCTCTTCCTGAACGAGGAAG ataaaCCACACAACCCCATGGTTAACGCTGGTGCTATCGTCTGCACCTCCCTCATTAAG caAGGAGCAAGCAACGCCGAAAAGTTTGATTAT GTCATGAACTTCATGAACAAACTGGCAGGAAACGAATACGTCGGCTTCAGTAACGCAAC TTTCCAGTCGGAGCGCGAGTCTGGAGACAGAAACTTTGCCATCGGCTACTACCTGAAGGAGAAGAAG TGTTTTCCAGAGGGGACGGACATGACCTCCATCTTGGATTTCTACTTCCAG TTGTGCTCCATCGAGGTGACCTGTGAGAGCGCCAGCGTCATGGCGGCCACTCTGGCCAACGGCGGCTTTTGTCCAATCACAGGCGAGCGCGTGCTGAACCCTGAGGCGGTGCGAAACACTCTGAGTCTCATGCATTCCTGCGGCATGTACGACTTCTCCGGACAGTTCGCTTTCCAC GTCGGTCTGCCGGCGAAATCTGGCGTCGCCGGCGGTATTCTGCTGGTCGTTCCCAACGTGATGGGAATCATGTGTTGGTCTCCTCCACTCGACAAGCTGGGAAACAGCGTCAGAGGCATCCAGTTCTGCACG gaccTCGTTTCTCTCTGCAACTTCCACAACTACGATAACATGCGGCACTTCGCCAAGAAACTGGATCCTCGCAGGGAGGGAGGAGACCAGAGG gTGAAGTCGGTGATCAATCTGCTGTTTGCTGCTTATACAGGAGACGTCTCAGCGCTGAGGAG GTTTGCGTTGTCCTCCATGGACATGGAGCAGAGAGACTACGACTCCAGGACAGCGCTGCATGTGGCGGCTGCTGAAG GTCACACTGAGGTGGTTCGCTTCCTGCTGGAGGCCTGTAAAGTCAACCCGGTTCCCAAAGACAG GTGGGGCAACACACCGATGGACGAGGCGGTCCACTTCGGCCACCACGACGTCGTCACAATCCTCCGCGACTACCACACTCAGTACAGTCCTCAGGAGACACCCGACGACAAGCAGAGCGCTGAGAAGAACCTGGACGGTTTGCTctga